A portion of the Actomonas aquatica genome contains these proteins:
- a CDS encoding TolC family protein — protein sequence MRFFRSLPAPRVSLAIATLAFPFVGPTVQAADSSAAAYSLHDLLVAALNTNLELRAKRIDPILQDLQVDAAWGEFMPNAVIAGNYSSTERPKTSQELSSLGSIFGGEDDPILNDDLGRLQVGLTGKLPTGMTYEAMTGVDEARNDYNNFNSEFISNSTLAITQPLLRDFGFKANLAEVRLRRRAADASRFELRAVALRIMRDVTNAYHELVYAEENVRVKEEAVQVAEDLVHENNRRFEEGRMAPIDVTQAQSRVAEAKEELLVARNFLEQRQNQILELTRDSFDLDDTEIVVETDFILDDAPVIDREAALVDLFELNPSYLGSLELIEAEKIRVAYAKNQRWPRVDLRATFGYNGIGGTLTRSYRNYWERTQPSWSAGLVVNYPIWDKAGRSRVQQSEMRKEQAILELKRTEVVLLSAFDTALRDLNNAAARMELVQDSVRLADSALNAELKRLASGLTTSFNVAQAQRDVSTARSRALATRVDLNRAYTQLGFVLGTLPRDLKIEMIDE from the coding sequence ATGCGCTTCTTTCGCTCCCTTCCCGCACCTCGCGTCTCTCTCGCAATCGCCACGCTGGCTTTTCCTTTTGTTGGGCCGACGGTCCAAGCCGCCGACTCCTCGGCCGCAGCTTACAGCCTGCACGATCTGCTGGTCGCGGCGCTGAACACCAATCTGGAGCTGCGGGCCAAGCGCATCGATCCGATCCTGCAGGACCTGCAGGTGGATGCCGCGTGGGGCGAGTTCATGCCCAACGCCGTGATCGCGGGCAACTACTCCAGCACGGAGCGCCCCAAGACCTCGCAGGAGCTCTCCTCCCTCGGCTCCATCTTCGGCGGCGAGGATGACCCGATCCTCAACGACGACCTCGGCCGTCTGCAGGTCGGTCTCACCGGCAAGCTCCCCACCGGTATGACCTACGAGGCCATGACCGGCGTCGATGAGGCCCGCAACGACTACAACAACTTCAACTCGGAGTTCATTTCCAACTCCACCCTCGCCATCACCCAGCCCCTGCTGCGCGACTTCGGCTTCAAGGCCAACCTCGCCGAGGTGCGCCTGCGCCGCCGCGCGGCCGACGCTTCCCGTTTCGAGCTGCGCGCCGTCGCCCTGCGCATCATGCGCGACGTCACCAACGCCTATCACGAGCTGGTTTACGCCGAGGAAAATGTGCGGGTGAAGGAAGAGGCCGTGCAGGTCGCCGAAGACCTCGTGCACGAGAACAACCGTCGCTTCGAAGAGGGCCGCATGGCACCGATCGACGTCACCCAGGCCCAGAGCCGCGTGGCCGAGGCCAAGGAAGAGTTGCTGGTCGCCCGCAACTTCCTCGAGCAGCGCCAGAATCAGATCCTCGAACTCACCCGCGATTCCTTCGATCTCGATGACACCGAGATCGTCGTCGAAACCGACTTCATCCTCGACGACGCGCCGGTCATCGACCGCGAGGCCGCCCTGGTCGACCTCTTTGAGCTCAACCCGTCCTACCTCGGCAGCCTCGAGCTCATCGAAGCCGAGAAGATCCGCGTCGCTTACGCGAAGAACCAGCGCTGGCCGCGCGTCGATCTGCGGGCGACCTTTGGCTACAACGGCATCGGCGGCACGCTCACCCGTTCCTACCGCAACTACTGGGAGCGCACCCAGCCGAGCTGGAGCGCCGGTCTCGTGGTGAACTACCCGATCTGGGACAAGGCCGGCCGCAGCCGCGTGCAACAGTCCGAGATGCGCAAGGAGCAGGCCATCCTCGAACTCAAGCGCACCGAGGTTGTCCTCCTCTCCGCCTTCGACACCGCCCTGCGCGACCTCAACAACGCCGCCGCGCGCATGGAGCTGGTGCAGGATTCCGTGCGCCTCGCCGACTCCGCCCTCAACGCCGAGCTCAAGCGCCTCGCCTCCGGCCTCACCACTAGTTTCAACGTGGCCCAGGCCCAGCGCGACGTCTCGACCGCTCGCTCCCGCGCCCTCGCCACCCGCGTCGATCTGAACCGCGCCTACACCCAGCTTGGTTTTGTGCTCGGCACCCTGCCACGTGACTTGAAGATCGAGATGATCGACGAGTAA
- a CDS encoding efflux RND transporter periplasmic adaptor subunit — protein sequence MTLPAFRRPLLAAAALLLTSLTAAAYEGIVLPYKEVVVSSPVQSTIVEVLHKEGDQVTAGATLAQLYNRIEELDMQRTAAALEKREFDFEGSKNLYAEQIISEDEAMKGRIEMELARLQAEQAKEIFRQRTITAPINGMVVEQMREIGEAVTAAEPMFRLVDIDRVYVQIYVQVDEAYTLKLGDTLEVRCRAADRDAVYQGEVEFIDPRVDAASGLVRVKIVVDNPGHQIKPGLRAEVIPAD from the coding sequence ATGACCTTGCCCGCCTTCCGCCGTCCGCTGCTCGCCGCTGCCGCGCTGTTGCTCACCTCCCTCACCGCCGCTGCTTACGAAGGCATCGTGCTGCCCTACAAGGAGGTCGTGGTGTCCTCTCCGGTGCAGAGCACGATCGTCGAGGTGCTGCACAAGGAGGGGGATCAGGTGACCGCCGGGGCCACGCTCGCCCAGCTCTACAATCGTATTGAAGAACTGGATATGCAGCGCACCGCCGCGGCTTTGGAAAAGCGCGAGTTCGACTTCGAGGGCTCCAAGAATCTCTACGCCGAGCAGATCATTTCCGAAGACGAAGCGATGAAGGGTCGCATCGAGATGGAGCTCGCCCGTCTGCAGGCTGAGCAGGCCAAGGAAATCTTCCGCCAACGCACCATCACCGCGCCGATCAACGGCATGGTCGTCGAGCAAATGCGCGAGATCGGTGAGGCCGTGACGGCCGCCGAGCCCATGTTCCGCCTCGTCGATATCGACCGCGTCTACGTGCAGATCTACGTGCAGGTCGACGAAGCCTACACCCTCAAGCTCGGCGACACCCTCGAGGTGCGTTGCCGCGCTGCCGACCGCGACGCGGTTTACCAAGGTGAGGTGGAGTTCATCGACCCGCGCGTCGACGCCGCCTCCGGCCTCGTGCGCGTCAAGATCGTCGTCGATAACCCCGGCCATCAGATCAAACCCGGTCTCCGCGCCGAGGTGATCCCCGCCGACTAA
- a CDS encoding efflux RND transporter periplasmic adaptor subunit: MSRLDPVSSGEAAARLEACRLFDGPVKDFWPMFARTCAEIAGAAGTRVVVQAGEEWKLAAAWPNPRDFPAPMHGSSFQALAKQALHEGVAAATAGEGQRAGLLLVALSTGDTNDRCLLAAAIAPGGQEDLAEAGALLRLAADTPLLYQRQRQLERSKRDVENFTQALEILAVTNLHTRFLGVAMALVNEIATRHHCTRVALAWQKGAYLRVLAVSGTDNFEKRMNVVQKLEAAMEETRDQDEEIIWPASEHAEVIVRDHQAYADMEHVPAMLSVPVRVDGEVKGVLLLERAEAFGEFDALALRVIADQVARRLDDLRTHDRWFGARWAASWRQGLAKFLGPQNTWWKVAGIAGALFLAFAIFVPLPYRVNATFIVRAEALAHLPASYDGYLAESKVRPGDLVTAGQELVRLDTSDLRVELASALSEQRRYAAEAEKAEADRKLADMRAFRAMQAQASAQVDLVRYRLDRASLKAPFDGVVVEGDLRERIGAPVRAGDVLMRVSRLDGLYVQMEVPERDIDLIAESETAQIAFTTRPEDTFDVTIERIEPAAVVDRDGNFFVVRGRLQNNADWLRPGMTGVAKVESGHRNFLWIATHRLVDFIRLKFWW; the protein is encoded by the coding sequence ATGAGCAGACTCGACCCTGTATCCTCCGGTGAAGCCGCCGCCCGCCTGGAAGCGTGCCGCTTGTTCGACGGACCGGTGAAGGACTTCTGGCCGATGTTTGCCCGCACCTGCGCCGAGATCGCCGGTGCGGCTGGCACCCGCGTGGTGGTGCAGGCGGGCGAGGAATGGAAACTCGCCGCCGCGTGGCCGAACCCGCGTGACTTCCCGGCCCCCATGCATGGCAGCAGTTTCCAAGCGCTCGCCAAGCAGGCGCTGCATGAGGGCGTCGCTGCCGCCACCGCCGGCGAAGGTCAGCGCGCCGGTCTGCTGTTGGTGGCGCTTTCCACCGGCGATACGAATGATCGCTGTCTGCTCGCCGCCGCCATCGCGCCCGGAGGTCAGGAAGACCTCGCCGAAGCCGGCGCGTTGCTGCGCCTCGCGGCCGACACCCCGCTGCTTTATCAACGTCAGCGCCAACTCGAGCGTTCGAAGCGCGACGTCGAAAACTTCACCCAGGCGCTCGAAATCCTCGCCGTCACCAACCTGCACACGCGCTTCCTCGGCGTGGCGATGGCTTTGGTGAATGAGATTGCCACGCGTCACCATTGCACGCGTGTGGCGCTTGCCTGGCAGAAGGGCGCCTACCTACGCGTGTTGGCGGTGAGCGGCACCGACAATTTCGAGAAACGCATGAATGTCGTGCAGAAGCTCGAGGCCGCGATGGAGGAGACGCGCGATCAGGATGAGGAGATCATCTGGCCGGCCAGCGAACATGCCGAAGTCATCGTGCGTGACCACCAGGCTTACGCCGACATGGAACACGTGCCCGCCATGCTTTCCGTGCCGGTGCGCGTGGATGGCGAAGTCAAAGGTGTGCTGCTGCTCGAACGCGCTGAAGCCTTTGGTGAATTTGATGCGCTCGCGCTGCGCGTGATCGCCGATCAAGTCGCCCGCCGCCTAGACGATCTGCGCACCCACGACCGCTGGTTTGGCGCCCGCTGGGCCGCCTCGTGGCGCCAGGGTCTGGCTAAATTTCTCGGCCCGCAAAACACGTGGTGGAAGGTCGCCGGGATCGCCGGTGCGCTCTTCCTCGCTTTCGCCATTTTTGTGCCGCTGCCCTACCGGGTGAATGCCACCTTCATTGTGCGGGCCGAAGCGCTCGCGCATTTGCCGGCGTCCTACGACGGTTATCTGGCCGAGTCCAAGGTGCGCCCCGGCGACCTGGTGACGGCCGGCCAGGAGTTGGTGCGGCTCGATACCAGCGACCTGCGGGTCGAACTCGCTTCCGCGCTCTCCGAACAACGCCGCTACGCCGCCGAAGCCGAGAAGGCCGAGGCCGATCGCAAGCTGGCCGACATGCGCGCCTTCCGCGCCATGCAGGCGCAGGCCTCCGCGCAGGTGGACCTCGTGCGTTACCGTCTCGATCGCGCCAGCCTCAAGGCGCCGTTTGACGGCGTCGTGGTTGAGGGTGACCTGCGCGAACGCATCGGTGCCCCGGTCCGCGCCGGAGACGTGCTCATGCGCGTGTCGCGCCTCGACGGTCTCTACGTGCAAATGGAAGTGCCCGAGCGGGACATTGATCTCATCGCCGAAAGCGAGACCGCGCAGATCGCCTTCACCACCCGCCCGGAGGACACCTTTGATGTCACCATCGAGCGCATCGAACCCGCCGCCGTGGTCGATCGTGATGGCAACTTTTTTGTCGTGCGCGGACGCCTGCAAAACAACGCCGACTGGCTCCGCCCCGGCATGACCGGCGTGGCCAAGGTCGAGTCCGGCCACCGCAACTTCCTCTGGATCGCGACCCACCGCCTGGTCGACTTCATCCGCCTCAAGTTCTGGTGGTAA